One segment of Trachemys scripta elegans isolate TJP31775 chromosome 1, CAS_Tse_1.0, whole genome shotgun sequence DNA contains the following:
- the RAD51AP1 gene encoding RAD51-associated protein 1 translates to MERPVRRNKKIVDYSQFGDFENDDEDFACVPAPLNKKSRVVPTETNREKKEKQKRPHKEVTTVPKKTPSKRIALDDKLYQRDLEVALALSVKEPSADILEVQDSEEQGVKKFTAIELENVDSSSLLSNCSADSGLLGPNEVPDDNDIPTDGHRQRRAASKAVSQQKLLTDNSDEGDHADNYESEFVSDEESESGSDFSEEDDEDFAAKKKKTKKNKRKEIKLKVQTEKEKKPPKSRINATAKVTPVVSSPRVIQAKSQSTLKETSSSPEPIGEPLYASSPSTDKKKPKWIPPAASGCSSNPLGGISVKSPTQGLRLGLSRLARVKPLHPTAASS, encoded by the exons ATGGAGAGGCCGGTCAGGAG GAATAAGAAAATTGTTGATTATTCACAGTTTGGGGACTTTGAAAATGATG ATGAAGACTTTGCCTGTGTACCTGCACCTTTAAACAAAAAATCTAGAGTAGTACCTACAGAGACAAATAGAGAGAAAAAGGAGAAGCAGAAAAGGCCACACAAAGAGGTGACTACAGTGCCGAAGAAAACACCCAGTAAAAG GATAGCCTTAGATGACAAACTTTACCAGAGAGATTTAGAAGTTGCGTTAGCCTTGTCAGTGAAAGAACCATCTGCAGACATCCTTGAAGTGCAAGATTCAGAAGAACAAG gcgTTAAAAAATTTACAGCTATTGAATTAGAAAATGTAGACAGCAGTTCCCTCCTCTCCAACTGCAGTGCAGATAGTGGTCTCTTAG GCCCCAATGAGGTCCCAGATGACAATGACATCCCCACAGATGGTCATAGGCAAAGAAGAGCAGCGTCTAAAGCTGTGTCACAGCAGAAGTTACTGACAGATAACAGTGATGAGGGAGACCATGCTGATAACTATGAGTCAGAGTTTGTGTCTG aTGAGGAATCAGAGAGTGGTTCAGATTTCAgtgaggaagatgatgaagacTTTGctgcaaaaaagaagaaaactaaaaaaaataaaaggaaagaaattaagTTAAAGgtccaaacagaaaaagaaaagaaacccccCAAATCCAGAATTAATGCTACAG CCAAAGTGACTCCAGTAGTTTCTTCTCCACGGGTAATCCAAGCAAAATCTCAGTCAACATTGAAGGAGACATCAAGTTCTCCAGAACCTATTGGAGAACCTTTATACGCATCAAGTCCCTCAACAGACAAGAAGAAGCCCAAATGGATACCACCAG cTGCCTCAGGATGCAGTAGTAACCCACTGGGAGGAATTTCAGTTAAATCACCTACTCAAGGTCTCAGACTTGGCCTGTCCAGATTAGCACGAGTGAAACCGCTGCACCCAACTGCTGCCAGCAGTTGA